The following proteins are encoded in a genomic region of Triticum dicoccoides isolate Atlit2015 ecotype Zavitan chromosome 1B, WEW_v2.0, whole genome shotgun sequence:
- the LOC119323943 gene encoding hydrophobic protein LTI6B, with the protein MAGTANCIDIILAIILPPLGVFLKFGCGHEFWICLLLTFLGYIPGIIYAIYAITK; encoded by the exons ATGGCGGGCACGGCCAACTGCATCGACATCATCCTCGCCATCATCCTCCCGCCCCTCGGCGTCTTCCTCAAGTTCGGCTGCGGG CACGAGTTCTGGATCTGCCTCCTGCTCACCTTCCTCGGGTACATCCCGGGGATCATCTACGCCATCTACGCCATCACCAAGTAA
- the LOC119323953 gene encoding chromatin structure-remodeling complex protein BSH-like, with protein sequence MKTVSLGAPRSSTVKFRMPTRDNLVPIRVDIEVDGQRYRDAFTWNPRDPDSEVITFAKRTAKELKLPATFVPQMLQSIQGQLAEFRSYEGQEMQVKEKIMPLKIDLRVNNTTIRDQFLWDIGNLESDPEEFARTLCDDLNITDPEVGPAIAVCIREQLYEIASQTVSAMREAKMSKKRRAPEFASNSKAMNNAVDMFKYFGSKGSVIRKKKEWYLYEPVVDVVPKEEAAVVDAKEQLK encoded by the exons ATGAAGACGGTGAGCCTCGGCGCCCCGCGGTCCTCCACTGTGAAGTTCCGCAT GCCGACGAGGGACAACCTGGTGCCGATACGCGTCGACATCGAGGTGGACGGCCAGCGCTACAGGGATGCCTTCACCTGGAACCCCCGAG ATCCCGACTCGGAGGTCATCACCTTCGCCAAGAGGACGGCCAAGGAGCTCAAGCTTCCGGCCACCTTCGTCCCTCAGATGCTCCAGTCCATCCAG GGGCAATTGGCAGAGTTCCGTTCCTACGAGGGGCAGGAGATGCAGGTCAAGGAGAAGATTATGCCCCTCAAG ATTGACCTCCGAGTGAACAATACGACAATTAGAGATCAGTTCTTGTGG GATATAGGCAACCTTGAAAGTGATCCTGAGGAATTTGCAAGGACGTTATGTGATGATTTGAACATTACAGATCCTGAAGTTGGG CCTGCAATAGCTGTTTGCATCCGTGAGCAACTTTATGAG ATTGCTAGCCAGACTGTTTCTGCTATGAGAGAAGCTAAAATGTCAAAGAAAAGGCGAGCACCAGAATTTGCCTCTAATAG TAAAGCCATGAACAACGCAGTGGATATGTTCAAGTATTTTGGGAGCAAAGGAAGTGTCATTCG GAAAAAGAAGGAGTGGTACCTGTACGAGCCTGTTGTAGATGTCGTGCCTAAAGAGGAAGCTGCGGTTGTGGATGCAAAGGAGCAGCTGAAATAA